One window of the Maylandia zebra isolate NMK-2024a linkage group LG19, Mzebra_GT3a, whole genome shotgun sequence genome contains the following:
- the LOC101486934 gene encoding filamin-A-interacting protein 1 — translation MRSKSSGVDTPANGVLGVPQGDQEQEVSLPVKTLKAKVQQKDGEETVEVEVISDKDKPLDSSKAGDKRQNILDLSKEDLLTLLGIMEGEIQAREDVICMLKSKQSSPEALESQYGSAVPGSALQALQRDGVITGTKPHNHSVYQKPMTELERLQEKHKETYRRMLGQLLFAEKCHRRTIHELDTEKRKHADYMNKSDDFTNLLEQERERLKKLLENEKAYQLRKENEHAKRLTKVREELVKLKSFTLMLVNERQQHLEQIDQQSQRVQELSQLLQQREQALSEARQRAQEDGHRVLSLEAELKEKADKLKQQHEEMSAKLAGQELLNRQLNTKLSGLTNEVAELQESNRALRRSEEELHELREKISRGECDNSNLIAELENLRKRVLEMEGKDEEITKTENQCKELRKRLQEEDNKSKDLRLEVEKLQKRIMALEKLEGAFSVSKAECAQLHGALEKEKGLTKELSDEVVALKIRMKELESSEIKLEKSELSLKDDLSKLKSLTVALMEERKTLMETVKSCEEKKDNLSNLVKAEQNKVMEVTEKLIEESKKLLKLKSEMETKIETLTNEKGELSTKLAYEIDKTKDLSSKVNQMKKKLDGFEQAEKLSGKNSVKCDMQRTSEPIIRDDNKVKELTFEIERLKNRLKQLEVVEGDLLKTEDQYDMLEKKFMSEQDKANILSQQVEEMRTQIARNKAIEKGEEEDMRQRCKREEARTRELQGDVVALKEKIHELMHKEDQLSQLQVDFSVLQQRFLEEEEKAKNMSTEVFHLTKELEMAKRQSRALRPSLNGRRIVDVAVTSTGVQTEASSSEPAEEDTPAGFIRKSVQEENHIMNNLRQKCLKKPAEKGSAVERSPSSGSDLGIKRSWIPWMRRKDNSPQETHLEKPLHNGESFSSELTMPQKPGQPFHIRVTPDHQNNMATLEIRSPTAGDVFSSSAPLSPNPSQPKSRITIIPTGTAPTQRRKSPAVSQGPERAKSPVTITAISRAKSPETSRTSSTNSGRPLSPVSIMTVSTAVACEASASPEPQEMTMGRAVFKVTPEKQMVPSPVRKGHGNTSIITTTDDSKIHIHLGNNIAPKMVVRPVAAVTESKEMTLSTGTVLRSPRQITTTTTRSTQSKVMSSITISPVTSSSSRTTQGMTGHDAQPPRSGLTRIPMSKSLKTGKAALGSLGVSGGVKLESRAESQSMRIEVKKSSVNSSTLQNGGKA, via the exons ATGAGATCCAAAAGCAGTGGGGTGGACACCCCAGCCAATGGGGTActtggagttccacagggtgaCCAAGAACAGGAAGTGAGCCTGCCTGTGAAGACCCTGAAGGCCAAAGTCCAGCAGAAAGATGGTGAGGAAACAGTGGAGGTCGAGGTGATCTCTGACAAAGACAAACCGTTGGATTCCTCCAAGGCTGGAGATAAAAGACAGAACATCCTGGATCTGTCTAAAGAGGATTTGCTGACACTGTTGGGAATCATGGAAGGAGAGATTCAG GCCAGAGAGGATGTTATCTGCATGCTGAAGTCCAAACAGAGTTCCCCAGAAGCCCTTGAGTCACAGTATGGCTCCGCGGTCCCTGGCTCGGCCCTCCAGGCCCTTCAGAGAGACGGCGTCATCACAGGCACCAAACCACACAACCACAGTGTCTACCAGAAACCGATGACTGAG CTCGAGCGTCTGCAGGAGAAGCACAAGGAGACGTACCGGCGGATGCTGGGTCAGCTGCTATTCGCAGAAAAGTGCCACCGGCGAACGATCCACGAGCTGGACACAGAGAAGAGGAAGCACGCCGACTACATGAACAAGAGCGACGACTTCACCAACCTCCTGgagcaggagagagaaag ACTGAAGAAGTTGCTTGAGAACGAGAAAGCCTACCAGCTCAGAAAGGAGAACGAACACGCCAAACGTCTGACCAAGGTGCGAGAGGAGCTGGTCAAGCTGAAGTCTTTCACCCTGATGTTGGTCAATGAGCGGCAGCAGCACCTGGAACAAATAGACCAGCAGAGCCAGCGGGTCCAGGAGCTCAgccagctgctgcagcagcgTGAGCAGGCTCTAAGTGAAGCCAGGCAGCGTGCTCAGGAAGATGGACACAGGGTGCTGAGCCTCGAGGCCGAGCTTAAAGAGAAAGCCGACAAGCTCAAGCAACAACACGAAGAGATGAGTGCCAAGCTAGCCGGTCAGGAGCTTCTCAATCGTCAACTAAATACAAAACTTTCAGGCCTCACGAATGAGGTTGCGGAGCTACAGGAAAGCAACAGAGCACTGAGGAGATCTGAGGAGGAACTGCATGAGCTAAGGGAGAAGATCAGCAGGGGGGAGTGTGACAACTCAAACCTGATTGCTGAATTAGAGAACTTGAGAAAACGAGTGCTGGAGATGGAAGGAAAGGATGAGGAGATTACTAAAACAGAAAATCAGTGTAAGGAGCTACGGAAGAGGCTACAAGAGGAGGACAATAAGAGTAAAGACCTCAGACTGGAAGTGGAGAAGCTCCAAAAAAGAATCATGGCATTGGAAAAACTCGAGGGAGCATTTAGCGTTAGCAAAGCCGAGTGTGCACAGTTACACGGTGCTCTAGAAAAAGAGAAGGGCctgaccaaagagctttcagaCGAAGTTGTAGCTCTCAAGATTCGTATGAAAGAACTCGAGTCATCTGAGATAAAGCTGGAAAAGTCTGAGCTGAGCCTTAAGGATGACCTCAGTAAGCTTAAATCACTGACCGTCGCATTGATGGAAGAACGAAAGACCCTGATGGAAACAGTGAAGTCATGTGAGGAGAAAAAGGACAATTTAAGCAACCTGGTCaaagctgagcagaataaagtTATGGAAGTGACAGAGAAGCTGATAGAAGAAagcaaaaagctcctaaaattGAAATCAGAGATGGAAACCAAAATAGAGACTTTAACGAATGAAAAGGGCGAGCTTAGCACTAAGCTAGCTTATGAAATTGATAAAACTAAGGACCTTAGCTCTAAAGTCAACCAAATGAAAAAGAAGTTAGATGGATTTGAGCAAGCAGAAAAACTTTCTGGAAAGAATTCAGTGAAATGTGACATGCAGAGAACATCTGAGCCCATCATCAGAGATGACAACAAAGTTAAGGAGCTGACGTTTGAAATTGAGCGCCTGAAAAACCGTCTCAAACAGCTCGAAGTGGTAGAGGGAGATCTTCTCAAGACAGAGGATCAGTACGACATGTTGGAGAAAAAGTTCATGAGTGAACAGGACAAAGCCAACATTCTGTCCCAGCAGGTGGAGGAAATGCGGACTCAGATAGCACGGAATAAAGCAATCGagaaaggagaggaggaagatATGCGTCAACGTTGCAAGAGAGAGGAGGCCAGAACCAGGGAACTGCAAGGTGACGTGGTAGCGCTCAAGGAGAAGATCCACGAACTCATGCACAAAGAAGACCAGCTTTCTCAGCTCCAAGTGGACTTCTCCGTCCTGCAGCAGAGGTTCttggaagaagaagagaaagccAAGAACATGAGCACTGAAGTTTTCCATCTCACCAAAGAACTGGAGATGGCTAAGCGTCAAAGTCGAGCGCTGCGACCCAGCTTGAATGGGAGAAGAATAGTGGACGTGGCGGTGACCTCCACTGGCGTGCAGACAGAAGCGTCGTCCTCCGAGCCAGCAGAGGAGGATACCCCGGCTGGCTTTATAAGAAAGTCTGTTCAAGAAGAGAACCACATTATGAACAACTTAAGACAGAAGTGCCTGAAGAAGCCAGCAGAGAAAGGCAGTGCTGTTGAGCGTTCACCTTCATCTGGCAGTGATTTAGGTATCAAGAGATCTTGGATTCCCTGGATGAGAAGAAAGGACAACAGCCCTCAAGAGACCCACCTGGAGAAGCCACTGCACAATGGAGAGAGCTTCTCCTCTGAGCTGACCATGCCCCAGAAGCCAGGTCAGCCTTTCCACATCCGAGTGACACCAGATCACCAAAACAACATGGCAACTCTTGAAATCAGAAGCCCGACTGCTGGGGACGTTTTCTCTAGTTCCGCTCCCCTCAGCCCCAATCCATCTCAACCCAAATCCAGAATCACCATCATTCCCACCGGCACTGCTCCGACCCAGCGGAGAAAGTCCCCCGCTGTGTCTCAGGGCCCCGAAAGGGCCAAGTCTCCAGTCACTATCACAGCTATATCTAGAGCCAAGTCTCCAGAAACCAGCCGAACCTCCTCCACTAACTCAGGAAGACCCTTGTCCCCTGTCTCCATCATGACAGTGAGCACAGCTGTAGCGTGTGAAGCATCTGCCTCCCCAGAACCTCAGGAGATGACCATGGGCCGAGCCGTGTTCAAGGTTACCCCCGAGAAGCAGATGGTCCCATCGCCTGTACGAAAGGGTCACGGCAACACGAGTATCATCACCACGACTGACGATAGCAAGATCCACATTCATCTAGGCAACAACATCGCCCCAAAGATGGTCGTCAGGCCGGTGGCTGCTGTCACAGAGAGCAAGGAAATGACCTTATCGACTGGGACAGTTTTGCGCTCGCCTCGTCAAATCACCACCACTACTACCAGGAGCACGCAGAGCAAAGTGATGAGCAGCATTACAATTTCTCCTGTTACGTCCTCCTCTTCCAGAACGACACAAGGCATG ACCGGGCACGATGCCCAGCCACCGCGCTCAGGGCTGACCCGCATCCCAATGTCCAAGAGCCTGAAGACGGGAAAGGCTGCGCTGGGATCCCTGGGGGTCTCCGGTGGAGTGAAACTGGAGTCGCGGGCTGAGAGTCAGTCTATGAGGATAGAAGTTAAGAAATCCAGCGTGAATAGCAGTACTTTACAGAATGGAGGAAAAGCCTGA